TTAATTGAGTAATACTATATGTAATAATATTTCCAGACAATTCCACATGAGACTAGAAAAGCTTAATAATCTTCATAAAATAGTAATCACTAGTTCTCTTCCACAAGCAGTCTCTTTAAGAATGACAACTTAAACTTGgtattgaaatatataaatcatagtAAGCTCAGCCCATTTTGAATCAAATATGTTTTGCCTATTTAAGAATTGATACAATTACTAAGATTTGTTTAATGTATTTATAATGCCGTGATGATCTCACTTCACATTCTGGAAGTCTAGATTAATCAAAAATAATCAATTAGTGAAAAATTCATAGTTTTTTCTTATATAACTAATACAGGCCGCATTTCTTACTCATTTAATAAACTGTTGAATAATTCTAGTGTCAAAAAGATAATGTTCATTGCAGAaaatatctggattttttttttatttctttagttctGCTCCATTTGGTATGTAACTGTGTACAGCAGTTGCTTCCACACCACAATGATCTTACAAATTTCCCCCAGCTATTCCCTATATAACAGGTCAATATCACTCATTTTCTAACAtgtaaacaaaatttatattgCTCACTAAAATGACTATGGGATATTTTGTGAATGTGGATGATTGCCCTTCATTTTAGAGTTGCTTTTGACactgttaatcatgaagcccttcttttcaaacttaaAGACATGGGaataagtgggtcttttcttaacagcATTATAAGAAAATTTAAGTAATAGAGCGCAGGGAATAGTTGTTGAAAGCCATCTTAGtaactataaaggtttaaaggtcgctcatgaatggcagaggaaagggacactgacattgccctatcaagcaagacaatgccctagagactatacatattacatatgataatcgccgaagcccctctccatccaagctaagaccaaggagggcctggaagtggctgctgatgactcagcagatagacctagaggcccCCTCTGATGTTTctcggggtagtgttctgggcctatttcatagtatatacacatgatatgtcatttggcctagaaaacaagcttgttgcatatgcagatgaaactactctctttgcatcaatccatcTCTTGAATGTCGACCTATAGTTACTGatccctgaatatagatctagttAAAATTACTGCATAGTgcgaattatggggcatgaagctgaacttctaaaaagctcaaaatattattgtaagtaTTGATCAAGGACAGTGGTTTCTCAATATCCACAGCTTTGCCTTAACAATGTCTCTTTACCTGTATATGACTCGTCAAAAATGCTAGGTGTGAATCTTGatctcaaatttacttttgaaaaacattttttatcagtttcttcctcaattgtacaAAACTGTTTACTTacagagaaagtcttttaagatatttggtcatcagtctactctgaagaagtgttttgattctttccttATACCCTCATTCGAGTATGattatcctgtctggtcttcagttgatAAATCTCATCTTGATTTATTAGATAGAAACTTTTGGTCTATTACATACCTAATTTCTGATCTGGATATAAATATCTGGCAAGGTAGCTCAGTTTGATTttccataattcagatcatccaatGCATTCACTTCTTGTCAGATTCGACCACCCTATACACAATGCTAGTTATGCAGTAAATTTTGATATTCCTGCTTTTTCCACAATAAAgcagaatactacacagtattctataagttttattcacagctgtgaccagactgtggtaTAATCTTCcaaatctggcggttgaatcggtgaTACTTCAGAAGTTGatatattttgtaaattcttttctgcaGAATAGATTAACATAAGTCAcgaattaaagtatatatatgactgaactattttaccgttgttattgatcttagaatatttcatatttctcattcatttgtttatttgctattctcttatttctttcctagccgggctactttccctgttggagcccttgaggttttgatattttgcttttccagccaggattgtagctaataataataataataataataataataataataataataataataacaacaacaacaacaacaacaacaacaacaaaaactacaacaacaacaacaattagttCTGTATCCTATAAACTCAGTGTAGTCAGAGGGGTAAATTACTCCTAGTTAATGAAATCCGCTTTTGATGAGATCAAATAcgtttgattgattgactgacaaAATTAATCGGAAATGTCAGAGTATATGTGTGATTTATTGCTCGAAGAAAAATCGATGAAAACCAGATTATGATAATTTATTAATGTTACTAGTATTAACTTCCCAAAGAGGACCATTATAATTAGATATTAAACTTTTTAGAAAAACTATATAGTTTCTATAAACTTTCCCTCAAGTTTCCTAGCTTTGGAAGATCATCTAAACTCATGAGAGGTGAAGTAAGGTTTTTAAACAACACGACAATGAAGTTCAAATCTTTTTAATAAATAAGTAAACACAAATATTCCAATAAATAAAGATTTCCATGTTCAGAAGTTTTGAGTTGGAAGAACAATGGCAAAACCAATGAACATGTCAATACATAGCAGCAGAAGAGTTCAGCAAAAGAAAGACATTCGTTTCCCTTCAGATCATATATCAATTACTGAGGGAAGCCATAAGCCCTGCTGGGGGCAGAGAAGAACTCGCGAGACTCCTGGGATTCGAAGCTAGAgaaagagggtcttgggcgctgggcTCTAGGGGCTGAGAAGGATGGTCTTGGGGCTGAGTATTCCCTGGACTCATCGGAATCGGGGTACCTAGCTTCTCCTTCGTAGGTGACCTCAGCTACGTAGCCTGAGTCTCCGTTGACAAAGTACCTGACGGTCTGGCGACGACCGTCGGGAAGCTGGACGGTGTAGGAGCCCTGGGTCTCGTCCTCATTGCGAGATTCCTGGTGCTCGAAGCTGGCGCTTGTGGAGTCATCGTGAACGCCGAGCTGGAAGCTATACTTGGCATCCTCGAAGGACTCGTCAGATTCAAAGGAATTGAAAGAGGGACGTCTCGCCTGTAGTCAATAATACAAAAGATATTAAATCTTAGAAAGGTATACACAAAACACATACGCacccacacacccatatatatatatacatatatatatatgtatatatatatatatatatatatatatatatatatatatatatatatatatatatatatatctgtgtatacacaTGAATATCATATTGAGCATAAGACAAGATTGACGACTACCATCAAATTTCGTTGAATTCACTAAATATTGCCCGCTTTATAAATAATCATCTGAATAAAATTATGGTATTATAGAATTACCTGTGGAGGTCCGTAGGATGTAGATGGCCGTCTATCGGCGGCAGCAACAGCCACCAAAGCTAAGATTAAACAGACCTGAAATGGGGAATAAGTTAGAATATATTACTAGCGATCAGATAACCAAAACCTGGGTCTAGGTAGCATTACACTCTTAGTTGTATTTGTGAACACCTACACAACAGTAATCATTTAAGTAAATCTCaacaactatactcattttttttaatgaggcacatttgcactcacTCGCAGCCGAGCCCTTTAAGCTCGGGAATGTCTCCTGctctctgattagttagaattatcttgtccaaccaatcagcgattaggagacttttctgagctaaaagggcaccattgtgagtcggtgcaaatctgcctaactaaaaagaattgactatagataacgTTTGGAGTTTTAGTTCTTCTTAACAATGTTGTCTAGGAGGAAAACTATTGATATAATCCAACTTGCAGACGTTTTTCCTCACCTTAGTATTCATGATGTAGACGAGGAATGACTGATACATCAACTGACTGTGGCAGTACTTTATATACCTTTTTAACAAGGTATCTATACCCGGCAGTTCTAgatcttttgttttttatctttgaaTGAGAAGGTGGGCGCTGCCGTCGAAGATTATCAGGCATATCTTCCCTGCAGCGAAGAAGTTTCCTTCGGTCAAGGATATTCATGGACTTTCGCCTTCGTTTCCTTCATAAAGAAATTTATGTTTAAGCAAGATGTTCCGTAAAAGACAATGCAATTGTTGAAATCCTTCAATGACAAAGGTTATTCGCTCTTGAATTCTCCGCTACAAAGTTTCTTGTGTTCTTACGAAATCAACAGGCTTATGTACGATCTATTCAGATGAATGTGAGCAGAAATGGTAATACAACAGTGAAAAAGATAATAGATTTTGATCAACCTATAAGAGAACTGAAGGAAAATATCTGAAATGAAGTAGATCTCATACATAAAAAGAgtaattaaaaatagtaataagaataatcaactgtatattattattattattattattattattattattattattattattattattattattattatcattaatatcataattattattattattattattattattattattattattattattatcatttaaatcctGAAGGATCTTGAAACATCAAATGGAAAGTCATGCTGGTTCATTCATGACGTTGCAATTTGTCTAATGTACATACGcaaataaaaaagacttatgtttatAGATTTTCCAACCGTAAAAACAGTTAATCTCTTGAAGTATTCAATTGTACAGTGGACTAATATTACCACAAATCAAACTACAAATAGAAATATTAGTTATTATTCTGAATTTGATGTAGATGACCTTTTAATATTACGGCTCGAGAAAGATCATCCAATCTGCTTGTCACTTTTGTACACAGAATTCACTTTGATCATTCAGTGTTTTGCCGTTGTTTAGagggtttaaagactgctcatgaagggcagaagcagggtacagtgacattgccctatcaagcaggacaatgccctagagactgaccatatatcatatgatcagcgcacaagccccctctccacccaagctaggaccagggagggccaggcaatggctgctgataactaagcagatagacctatagacccaaaccccccatccttagctaacaaggatggtagggttgcagacactaatggccctAACGAGACTGaatgggactcaaacccccgactgactaccaatcaggccaccacaaccctaataataataataataataataataataataataataataataataataattattattattattattattattattattattattattattattattgttgttgttgttgttgttgttgttgttgttagatcaAGCCTCTCTTATGCAGCTTGATTAACAGTTTAATCATTTTATATCATAAGTTAGAAATAATCAGAAAGACCACAATTGTGAGTTTGAATAGTGAAGATCCTGATGCAAGAGTTTTGCCGTTATGAAAAAGTGAGCCACAGACAGCAAGTCAAAACTGAAATATAGTGGTTATTACATTAACCTATTATAACATCAAATGCATTGCCCATTAACTGGCCATAAGTTTATTTCAACAGAATCTTATTATTCAATTAGATTTCCACCTAATTTTTTTTATGACATCACGTTGTTCAAATTCCACCTTCCTCAGCAGCCAATGTAATGAGATAACTCATTATTTCGGTTACGTAAGGAGATGGAGTAATATCGTCACacccttcaaaagaaaaaaaaaataccatttaagGTTAACTAATATAtacggttattttttttctttctttcttttttgcaaaATCTTACAGGCGACATTTTGCAAATGAGCTACGTAGGAAGATCATCAGAAACAGGGTTAGCATATTGCAGCAATGGGCGAGGCTGACCAAGGTCATATCTGCAATAAGGgtcacaaaaggaaaaaaaaaaatgcataaaagaacgaagacgagaaaaaaaaactagtatgCATACCTACAGGCCATAAATACGAGACTCGAAAACCTGTTgtgatccttttattttttttttctcatctggggcaaaattttatagcattttcacTTTTGATTTCTTCAGAGCTGCTCTATTTTTTTCCCCGTCCCGCTGAAAAATGCTGGTCACCGGATTTGAACAGAACAAGATTGTGTTCTCTTGCCTAATCCTTTTGCCAGTGTCGCTTGAGAATCTAATCATTCTTGAAGCCAGATTATAGGAGATTCCGTTTCTTATGTAGGCTATTAGACTAACTTATGAGTAGGCCTATGTATCCATTCATTTATTTCTATCTATGCACTGGGCATAGAGAAGAATAACTATAAGTATGCCTACACTTAATCattttataaatgtatgtacaattctttttttaataattgaaTATCCGTAGCGAAGTCTTATATTCTACCTAGGTCAAATGCTTAAGAATTTtaccccctactctctctctctctctctctctctctctctctctctctctctctctctctctctctctctctctctctctctctctctctctctctctctctcagagaacgaAATATTTTTGCTGCAAAAAACAGTACTACTTTTTGTCGAAGTCTTGTTTATTCTCGTTGTATCGAGATTCAACACAAtggagatttttctttttttattctatatcactattattattcttcttcttattattattattattattattattattattattatcattattatcattattattattattattattattattattattattattattattattattattaatgagaaatTTGTATCAATATTTGAAATAATCCGACCACAAGTAACTCATTGCctacatatttatttaaaaaaaaaaggattatatccCAATTAAAAAGGttataataatgacaaaataataCTGTTACTCGCTCACTCTTAATTTCCAGTCTTATGCCACCTCAGGACTTGAGACATCTTTTCCGacctgaaacatatatatatatatatatatatatatatatatatatatatatatatatatatatatatatatatgtgtgtgtgtatatatatatatatatatatatatatatatatatatataacatatacatatatgtatatatatatatatatatatatatatatatatatatatatatatatatatatatatatatatgtatgtatgtatgtataaatatatatatatatatatatatatatatatatatatatatatgtatgtatgtatgtataaatatatatatatatatatatatgtatgtatgtatatatatatatatatatatatatatatatatatatttacaaaagtatatatatatatatatatatatatatatatatatatatatatatatatatatatatatatatatatacatacatatatgtatatatacataaatatctatctatatatatatatatatatatatatatacatatatatatgtatatatatatatatatatatatatatatatatatatatatatatatatatatatacatattttatccgATCTGACTAACTGGTCATGTAGATGGATAACCTTCTTTTGTGATTGGGGAATGCCATATTCATAAAGAAGCTAAAAtttttatctcttttatatatgttattttttgaaataagataatTATTTGTATCATGATTAAACCTTAATGATCTCCTATTGATTTGAATATATTAAGCTATCTTATTCTCACTAAAAGATGAAAATAACACAAATATTTATACAATGAATCTATCTGAAACTAACACATATGGCGTTAAGATTATTCCCTTAACATTTGAGATAATGTGAATAGGATTATTATTTTTCGtgctttttcttaatttttctgttttctttttaataaGTGTCTCTGATTTTAGATATTTTCCTTAAAGAGGGCGGAGTCTCCGTTTATAAACAAAGTACTTGATTATATTTAAATAGCAATAATATTGTGTGGATGGATGATTAGAGCTAAATGAATCATATCATGTCTCTTGACTTGATATAATGAGTAAGTGAAATAGTTATTAAGACGGGGAATATATACGAgcgagtttttcctttttttttttttttgtaaggatttACGCTGGGAAATATTTATCTACTAGTGTACGAAACCTGTCAAAAAATGGCagttaaatattcaaatagatatacgCATACGCACATGCAccatttctcaccagggtatggctaccacCTCAACGACTACTCAGTGGACGGTGAGAggacgagtagttatacgtctggcaatgtcaccGAGAGtgtccggaaatatatatatatatatatatatatatatatatatatatatatatatatatatatatatatatatatatagatagatagatatagatatagatatatatatatatatacatatatatacacatatatatatacacacatatatatatatatacatatatatatatatatatatatatatatatatatatatatatatatatatatatatatatatatatatatatatatatatatagaaccagacacttgctctttattgtcaTAAGGGAGATAACAGCTACATTTAAAATGACTTCAACGCCGTATAAATAATAATCTTAGATATTCCTATATCCATCAATAATAAAAACATGCTTTATTGGAATAGAATATTCAATAAACCTAGCATTAAGTGTTATACAGAGATAAATAGAAGCAAATATGTGCATAGTATATCGAATTATAGGAGTACGCTATTGTGGAGAATCTATCATAAACATCCCAAAAGCCATGGAGGTATTTACTTCCATTTTTAAGAATGAAATTGATGCTGGGAGTTATTTAGAGACTGCTAATTGTTCTTTAGtaataaggattatatatatatatatatatatatatatatatatatatatatatatatatatatatatatatatatatatatatatatatacacatatatatatatatatatatatatatatatacatatatatatatatattacaagagagagagagagagagagagagagagagagagagagagagagagagagagagagagagagagatgtttttcaaattatataaaattataatcaatTCTGGAGTTCCATATATTTGGGCACCATTGACATTTCAGTACTTTTCCATTAATCAAATAATCTTAACAAAGGTGACGTTAATTAGGTCCAATATATATTATGAAACATTAAATGCATATGACACTTGAAACTTTACAGTCATGTGAATATCATGTAGCAATGTACAATGAGGGCCTTTAAGTCATCTTCCACATCTAGTCGTTAAGCTGATGCTTGTGAAATGCTTTTGGAGCTTCACTGCCAGTCATCGCTGAGTCGATACTGGTTTAGACTTCAGAAACAGCCAAAGTCACTTATATGTAAAACtgtttttaatgtaaaatgtacTACCTTTTATGATAATCACCCTTATACCCTAAACCATTAAGGTATAGTGCTTTTAAAACCTTCAATGACTTTGAAATCACCAAGAATAAAATGTTACTTAAAGAATACTCTAAAGTACCGCCATGGAATCTACCATCGTTAGATTTCTGTAAATATATTAcagattcaaaacaataaacatccAAAGAGATAATAGGGATCCCTTTCTTAGAGCACATGGAATGCCATAAGGACTCTATTTTTGTTTTTACGGATGGATCCAAGTCCAGTGACTTGGATTTGGGATATGTTTCCCAAATTTTAATCGAAGTGTTAGATTACCTAACCAAGCATCCATTTTTACACCTGAATGCTATGCTATTTTAGTGGCAGTCAAATAAATCTTCCGGCTACTTCATAAATATTATGTTATTTTTGGTGACTCCTTAAGTGTACTGATGGCTATGAACCACTTTAATTCATTGCAATCAATAATAACCGAAATTCTCGAATTTCTGTATATACTTAGAAATAGAGttaagaatattaaattttgttgggttcAAGCTAATGTCGATATAAAGGGAAATAAGAAAGCGGATTCTGCGGACTCTCTGGCATAGGAGGCAGTTCATAGATGTATAATAAATAACTTTATGGTACCTGCAGAAGAAATGTACCCTGTAATTCAGTCCGAACTTAGAGAAACTTGGAACTTTTATTGGGagttggaaaatcagaaaatgAGTGAAATTGTTAAGTCATCTCGCACAGGGGAATATTTTGACTTGCAAAGGTCAAGAGAAGTGGTGCTGTGCCGAAAGAGAATTGGTCACACCTGATTAACTTATAGCTTTTTGATGAGGGGAGAACATCAGCCATTATGTGAAGATTACTTGGTGTCATTAACTGTAAAGCATATATTAACCGAGTGTCTAAGTTACTTGACCGTGAGATTGcactattttcatattattattattattattattattattactattatcattattattattattattattattattattattattattactattattattattattattattattattattgttattattattttattattatcattattattattattattattattattattattattattattattattattattattgttattattattattattattattattattattatcattatttttatttatatcattattattattattattattattattattattattattattattattattattattgttattattattattataactataattattatcatttttattattattattattattattattattattattattattattattattattattattattattattattacttgctaagctataactctatttggaaaagtagaatgctaaaagt
Above is a window of Palaemon carinicauda isolate YSFRI2023 chromosome 30, ASM3689809v2, whole genome shotgun sequence DNA encoding:
- the LOC137623485 gene encoding pro-resilin-like, with the protein product MNTKVCLILALVAVAAADRRPSTSYGPPQARRPSFNSFESDESFEDAKYSFQLGVHDDSTSASFEHQESRNEDETQGSYTVQLPDGRRQTVRYFVNGDSGYVAEVTYEGEARYPDSDESREYSAPRPSFSAPRAQRPRPSFSSFESQESREFFSAPSRAYGFPQ